From one Paenibacillus sp. FSL K6-1330 genomic stretch:
- a CDS encoding cation diffusion facilitator family transporter: MKNTWQLIKKGNTSSAIAALGNTGLAIIKGIAASVSGSGTMFASAMHSVADAVNQGFVFVGSVLAERKPTKKFPTGFGRVINLVCMVAVIVVTIMAYETILKGFKLLNHPEEATNFWLNFIVLAIAVIIDGSILVKAMKEIMKETRVQASGLALLPAAFKNAGRAAPPTRLVFYEDIVATLGALFALVAIIFAYFFNFLILDGIATILIGCLMVGVAFKVGYDNMVGLIGVAAPNEVEEKISQIILGDPDVRDINRLRILQEGRNYHVEAYIELKKGMTLAEAGHSKMRINALLTQDPNISDVTLGILEDDGIKLWNPSDPIDN; the protein is encoded by the coding sequence TTGAAGAACACATGGCAGCTCATTAAGAAAGGAAACACCTCATCCGCGATAGCGGCACTGGGCAACACGGGACTGGCCATAATCAAGGGGATTGCGGCGTCTGTTAGCGGCAGCGGCACGATGTTTGCCTCCGCCATGCACTCCGTGGCCGATGCCGTAAACCAGGGGTTTGTATTCGTAGGCAGCGTGCTCGCCGAGCGGAAGCCGACCAAGAAGTTCCCCACCGGATTCGGCAGGGTCATAAATCTGGTTTGCATGGTCGCGGTGATCGTGGTTACCATCATGGCCTACGAAACGATACTGAAAGGTTTCAAGCTGTTAAACCATCCGGAAGAAGCCACGAATTTCTGGCTTAATTTTATTGTGCTGGCCATTGCCGTTATCATTGACGGTTCCATACTGGTTAAAGCCATGAAAGAAATTATGAAGGAAACCCGTGTTCAAGCATCCGGCCTTGCCCTGCTGCCCGCCGCTTTCAAAAATGCCGGCCGTGCTGCCCCGCCTACACGGCTTGTGTTCTATGAAGACATCGTGGCTACACTCGGCGCCCTCTTTGCTCTGGTTGCCATTATATTCGCATATTTCTTTAACTTCCTCATCCTGGATGGAATCGCCACAATCCTGATCGGCTGTCTGATGGTAGGCGTTGCCTTTAAGGTCGGATATGACAATATGGTCGGCTTAATCGGAGTCGCCGCTCCGAATGAAGTGGAAGAGAAGATCTCCCAGATCATTCTCGGCGATCCGGATGTCCGCGACATCAATCGTCTTCGCATCCTGCAGGAAGGGCGCAACTATCATGTGGAGGCCTACATTGAACTGAAAAAAGGGATGACCCTGGCCGAAGCAGGCCATTCCAAAATGAGAATCAACGCCCTGCTGACCCAGGATCCGAACATCTCGGATGTGACCTTGGGCATCCTGGAGGACGATGGAATCAAGCTCTGGAATCCGAGCGATCCTATAGATAACTAA